One Pectobacterium colocasium DNA segment encodes these proteins:
- a CDS encoding DUF3861 domain-containing protein yields the protein MTVEEKAEPQRTLSFECSIHDDLFKILEKVDGKMDMTPEQTQAFLVGLKLFSEVMMQNRKHPLFKEFAAPFREFMLNLKKQGSTKGQQ from the coding sequence ATTACGGTGGAAGAAAAAGCAGAGCCGCAGCGCACGCTGTCGTTTGAATGCTCGATTCACGATGACTTGTTCAAGATACTGGAAAAAGTCGATGGCAAGATGGATATGACGCCGGAACAGACGCAGGCTTTTCTGGTGGGGCTGAAGCTATTTAGTGAAGTGATGATGCAGAATAGAAAGCACCCGTTGTTTAAGGAATTTGCCGCCCCGTTCAGGGAATTTATGCTTAATCTCAAGAAGCAGGGATCCACAAAGGGGCAGCAGTAA
- the katG gene encoding catalase/peroxidase HPI, with product MDENKTKPAGKCPVMHGGNTSTGSSNTDWWPNALNLDILHQHDTKTNPLGSDFSYRDALKTLDVDALKKDLHALMTDSQEWWPADWGHYGGLMIRMAWHSAGTYRTADGRGGGGTGNQRFAPLNSWPDNVSLDKARRLLWPIKKKYGNKLSWADLIILAGNIAYESMGLKTFGFAFGREDIWHPEKDIYWGAEKEWLAKSTGRYGSDDRTSLENPLAAVQMGLIYVNPEGVDGNPDPLRTAQDMRVTFSRMAMNDEETVALTAGGHTVGKTHGNGDASLLGAAPEGADVGEQGLGWHNPTGSGKGRYTVTSGLEGAWTTHPTKWDNGFFHMLLNHEWELKKSPAGAWQWEPVFIKEEDKPVDVEDPSIRYNPMMTDADMALKVDPEYRKISERFYQDQAYFSEVFARAWFKLTHRDMGPKARYLGPDVPQEDLLWQDPVPAGRTDYDVDVVKARIAESSLSISELVATAWDSARTFRSSDMRGGANGARIRLAPQKDWVGNEPDRLARVLVVLESIAAATGASVADTIVLAGNVGIEKAAKAAGVNITVPFAPGRGDTTDALTDAESFDVLEPIHDGYRNWLKKDYAVSPEELMLDRTQLMGLTAKEMTVLVGGLRVLGTNYGGTKHGVFTHREGALTNDFFANLTDMKYTWKPYRKDLYEIRDRKTGEVKWTATRLDLVFGSNSILRSYAELYAQDDNKEKFVNDFVAAWVKVMNADRFDLAE from the coding sequence ACATTCTTCATCAACATGATACCAAGACCAACCCGTTAGGCAGCGATTTCAGCTACCGCGACGCCCTCAAAACCCTCGATGTCGATGCCCTCAAAAAAGACCTGCATGCACTGATGACCGACAGCCAGGAGTGGTGGCCGGCGGACTGGGGCCATTACGGTGGCCTGATGATTCGTATGGCCTGGCACTCGGCGGGGACTTACCGTACAGCCGACGGTCGCGGCGGCGGCGGAACCGGTAACCAGCGTTTTGCACCACTTAACTCTTGGCCGGATAACGTCAGCCTTGATAAAGCGCGTCGTTTACTGTGGCCCATCAAGAAAAAATACGGCAATAAACTGAGCTGGGCAGACCTGATTATTCTGGCGGGTAATATCGCGTACGAATCCATGGGGTTGAAAACATTCGGCTTCGCTTTTGGGCGTGAAGATATCTGGCACCCGGAAAAAGACATTTACTGGGGTGCCGAAAAAGAGTGGCTGGCGAAGAGCACCGGGCGCTACGGCAGCGATGATCGTACCTCGCTGGAAAACCCGCTGGCTGCCGTACAGATGGGGCTGATTTACGTGAACCCGGAAGGGGTTGATGGCAATCCCGATCCGCTGCGTACCGCACAGGACATGCGTGTGACGTTCTCCCGTATGGCGATGAATGATGAAGAAACCGTTGCCCTGACGGCGGGTGGACACACGGTAGGTAAAACCCACGGTAATGGTGATGCCAGTTTGCTGGGAGCGGCACCGGAAGGCGCCGATGTTGGAGAGCAAGGCCTCGGCTGGCATAACCCGACAGGGTCGGGCAAAGGGCGCTATACCGTTACCAGCGGGCTGGAAGGCGCCTGGACAACGCATCCGACGAAGTGGGATAACGGCTTCTTCCATATGCTGTTGAATCACGAATGGGAACTGAAAAAGAGCCCGGCGGGAGCGTGGCAGTGGGAACCCGTCTTCATTAAAGAAGAAGACAAACCGGTGGATGTTGAAGACCCGTCTATCCGTTACAACCCGATGATGACCGATGCCGACATGGCGCTGAAAGTTGACCCGGAATACCGCAAAATTTCCGAGCGCTTCTATCAGGATCAGGCTTATTTCTCCGAAGTGTTTGCCCGCGCGTGGTTCAAACTGACGCACCGTGATATGGGGCCGAAAGCGCGTTACCTCGGCCCAGATGTGCCGCAGGAAGATTTACTGTGGCAGGATCCGGTTCCGGCTGGCCGTACCGACTATGATGTCGATGTGGTCAAAGCCCGCATTGCGGAAAGTAGCTTGTCCATTAGCGAGCTGGTGGCTACCGCCTGGGATAGCGCCCGCACGTTCCGCAGTTCCGATATGCGCGGTGGTGCTAACGGCGCGCGTATTCGTCTTGCTCCGCAGAAAGACTGGGTAGGGAATGAACCTGACCGTCTGGCGCGTGTATTAGTCGTACTGGAAAGTATTGCGGCCGCAACCGGAGCCAGTGTGGCCGATACCATTGTGCTGGCCGGTAATGTGGGGATTGAGAAAGCAGCGAAAGCGGCAGGTGTAAATATCACCGTGCCGTTTGCACCGGGACGCGGCGATACCACCGATGCCCTGACTGATGCAGAGTCTTTCGATGTCCTCGAACCCATCCACGATGGCTATCGCAACTGGTTGAAGAAAGATTATGCCGTGAGTCCAGAAGAACTGATGCTCGATCGCACCCAACTGATGGGGTTAACGGCGAAAGAGATGACGGTGCTGGTTGGTGGGCTGCGTGTGCTGGGAACCAACTACGGCGGCACGAAGCATGGCGTATTTACCCATCGTGAAGGGGCGCTGACGAATGATTTCTTCGCCAACCTGACCGACATGAAATACACCTGGAAGCCATACCGTAAAGACCTGTATGAAATCCGCGATCGTAAAACGGGTGAAGTCAAATGGACAGCGACGCGTCTGGATCTGGTCTTTGGGTCTAATTCCATTCTGCGTTCTTACGCCGAGCTGTACGCACAGGACGACAATAAAGAGAAGTTTGTGAATGACTTTGTTGCCGCCTGGGTGAAAGTGATGAATGCGGATCGCTTCGATCTGGCAGAGTAA